The Phormidium yuhuli AB48 DNA window TGTCGATGCAGGATGGGGATGCGTTGGAGCGATTGGTGAAACACCATCAGCCGGATTATGTGATTCCCGAGATTGAAGCCATCCGCACTAGCAAGTTACTCGACTTAGAACGCCAAGGGTTTCGCATCATCCCCACGGCGGCGGCCACTAACTACACGATGAACCGCGATCGCATCCGGGAACTGGCCCATACGGAGTTAGGCCTACGCACCCCTCGCTACGGCTACGCCAATGATTTAGCCAGTTTAGAAACGATTTCCCAAGAGTTAGGATTCCCCAATGTGGTTAAACCGGTGATGTCTTCCTCTGGGAAAGGCCAATCGGTGGTTCGCTCTCCGGAGGAGGTGGCCCAGGCTTGGGAGTACGCCATGACGGGATCTCGCGGTGAGAGTACGCGGGTGATTGTGGAGGAGTTTATTGACTTTGAGGTAGAAATTACTCTCTTAACCCTGCGTCAGTGGAATGGAAGCACTCTGTTTTGTCCCCCCATTGGCCATCGTCAAGAACGAGGGGATTATCAGGAATCTTGGCAACCGGTGGGATTGTCGCAAGCCAAAATTACCCAGGCCCAGGAGATGGCGAAAACCGTGACTTCGGCGTTGGGGGGTGCGGGAATTTTTGGGGTTGAGTTTTTTGTGACTCAGGATGAGGTGATTTTCTCGGAGTTGTCCCCCCGTCCCCATGATACGGGAATGGTGACGATGGTTTCTCAGAATCTCAATGAGTTTGAGTTACATCTACGAGCGATTTTAGGTCTCCCAATTCCTAAGATTGAGGTGTTATCTCCTGGGGCCAGTGCGGTGATTTTGAGCGATCGCGATTCGGATAGGGTGTTTTATGAGGGAGTCGATGAGGCTCTGGCTGAGTCGGATGTGGAGATTCGCCTCTTTGGTAAGGAAACCGCTCGTCCCTATCGTCGCATGGGGGTGGCTTTGGCGAAAGGGGACACGATTGAGCAGGCCCGTCAGAAGGCTACCCAGGCGGCGGCTAAGGTGCGCGTTGGCTATGGCGATGAGGGTAAATAGTTAGTTTAAAAAGGACAATCTACTTTAAAGTTCTGCCCTGAAATACGCACCAGCAAAGGGCAACAATCAGAGTTTTTTTCCATTGTTGTCCTTTTTAATGTGTCTATTTTAGGTCTGGGTGGCGGCTTGGGGATGAGATTTGTTAGAATGTTGATGTAAAGTTCAACATTTGCGGGGGAAGGGATTATGACTCGGACTTGTACCGCCACAACGCCTCAGCGTCGCCGTCTCCGCCAAGCCGCCGCATCGAGTAATCGCTATCTGAATGCGGTGATTCACCAGTTGGGGGGTTCGGATGCGGTGATGATTCAGGGAAAGGAACGCAATACCTATCGGGTTGTTGCTGAACTGAACAATGTCGCGATTCGGGGAACGCTGGCCCATGTGATTCAAACTTTGGAGGATGTGCGTCAAACTCGTGCGGCGTACAGTGATGAGGAGTTACAACGGATGACGGAGTTGGAGTTACGGGAGGCTCGGATGCTACGGGAGATTCAGCCTCAGGGACATCTGGACATCATCCGGGTGGTGTCTCAGGTGATTGAGGGTTGCCCAGATTTGGCGTTACACTAATTAAATGTCAAATCCCTGGAATCCGTGCAACAGCTTAATCGGTTTGAATTAAAACCTCTGAATTTAGGGCCGACTGGGGACAGTCGGCCGGGGGGGAGATTTACGTTTATTGATTTGTTTGCGGGGATTGGCGGCTTTAGAATTGCTTTGGAACGCTTGGGAGGTCAATGTCTGGGATATTCGGAAGTTGATGCTGAGGCGATCGCAGTTTATCAGAAAAACTTTATCTCTCCAATTGGCAGTTCTGAAGGCAATTTAGGGGATGTTCAAACCATAGGAACCTTGCCGGAGTCTGTGGATTTAATTGTGGGTGGGGTTCCCTGTCAACCTTGGTCAATTGCTGGCAAAATTAAGGGGTTTGAAGACCCTCGCGGTCAGCTTTGGTTTGATGTAATTCGCATTATTAGACTCAATCAACCCAAGGCTTTTATTTTTGAGAATGTTAAAGGTCTCATGGAACCGCGTCACCGCCAAAGTTTAGATTGGATTGTCAGGGAATTGAGTCAACTGGGGTATTTCGTGACGTTTAAGCTGTTAAATTCCTATGATTTTGGCTTACCTCAAGACCGCGATCGCATTTTTATTGTGGGGATTCAGACCCGGATTCCGAGCTATTCTGAGTTTAAATTCCCGGAACCCTTGGCTGAGAAACCACGACTCTCTGACTGTATTGAGGGGGTGGAACGTCGTGTTATCCAAAAACGGAAGTTTCCGCCAGAGGAGTTATTTGGCGATCGCATTCCGGCTTCCCGAGGACGGTTTCAAAAACCTGATGAACTGAATGACTTTTTTCTCTTTTCAGATGTCCGAGATGGCCATACAACGATTCACTCTTGGGATTTGCTTGAAACCAGTGAGCGAGAAAAGGAGATTTGTTTAACTCTACTACGCAATCGACGCAAGAAAATCTATGGGCCCAAAGATGGGAATCCCTTGAGTTTTGAGCATCTACAAGGATTGATATCTGATTTAAGCCGTGAGGAATTAGAACAATTGGTGGATAAGAGGATATTACGTCAGGCCGACCCTGGACGGTATGAGTTTGTTAACTCGAAGATTTCAGCAGGAATCAACGGTGTGGCTAAAATTAGTTTACCCCATGCTGATGGGATTGGGACGTTAACGGCAACGGGAATGCGAGATTTTATTGGCACAGTTTCGTTAAATTGTCAAGACCCAAAGACCTATAAACAGGAGTTTATTGATAAGATTTATAAACCCGGACGGTTTAAACCCATTTCGGCTCGTGATTATGGACGGTTACAGGGGTTTCCCGAGGAGTTCCAAATGGCGAGACGAGAGGCGATCGCTCGGAAGCAGTTTGGGAATGCGGTGTCGGTTCCGGTGGTCTATCATTTAGGGCGATCGCTCCTGGAGGTTGTCTTCGGAGTGGGGATACAGTCCCCGGTTTTCTGGGGCGATGGGATTTCCTTGTCGCCCGTCCAGCCATCGCTGTAAAATAATGGCGGCGGCTTTGCGATCGATAGCCCCTTTATCCTGAGCCGGATGTTTTCCTGAAGCCCGGATGAACTCCTCGGCTTCGACGGAACTGAGACGTTCATCGACAAACTCAAGGGGAAGCCCTAACGCCGAACCGATGCGGTGGGCCAGTTTCTCCAGGCGTTGGGCTTGTTTCCCCATGGTTCCTTCATCGAGACGGTAGGGCATTCCCACCACTAAGAGAGTCGCTTGGCGTTCCTCCACTAATTGACGCAGGGCTTCGATATCTTGGGCGAAACTGCCCCGTTTAATGGTGGTGAGTTCCGTCGCCAGTAAGCCTAAGCCGTCGCAACCAGCCACACCGATGCGACGGCGACCTAAATCTAACCCTAACGCCGCCACTCGTCCCCTCATGGGCGATCGCCATTGCCATTCTGAGACTGGCTTCCGGGCTGTTCCTGGGGGCGTTTCTCGTGATGGCCATTCTGGGAATGATGGTCATCCTTCACCGGTTGCGGCGATTGATGGGACCAAACCATGCGCCCAGGAACCGGTTTGCGAGAGGGTTGTAGGCCCCCTAAGACATCGGACAGTTGTAAGCCATCGAGGGCGACTTGTTTGGTTTCCCGCAGTTTGTGCCAGACGGAACGGGACATTAACAGGGTGTTGGCGATGGGTTCGGCGCCGATGCTGGTGAGATATTCCTCCCGTTCCGGTTGATAGTCTGTTGAGGCCAGGCGTAGGGATTGGGGGGGCAGTTGTTGGGTGATGCGGGCCATTTGGGCCAGCAGTTCCGGGTATAGCCAGGTGTAGGCGGGATGAACCGTGAGTTGGGCTTCGTGGTGGCTGCTTCCGTCGCGGCTGAGGCGAATTTGGAAATAGCCGATGGCGGCTTTGCGTTGGGGTTCAAAGACATAGCCACTGACGACTTCCGTGCGGCCAAACCACTGTTTAATTCCTGCCAGGATGGATTCAAAGAGGCTAGTTTTGAAGTCGAGAATATGGCGATCGAACACCTGACGCACCAGAGGCGGCATCGATACGGTGTCGAGTTGATAGAGGAGTTGGGCGTCGGAGTTGCTGACGGGGGTGAGGTTGGGTAAATCCGGTTCTCGTTCCCCGAGTTGGGCCAGAAGTTCCGGTTCAATCGTCCAATAGGTCATTTGGGCCAGGGGTTGGAAGCCATTTTGGCGGTAGAGGGCCATGGCGGGGTTGTCACTCACCTGGACTTCCACAATCCAGGTGCGGGCTTCCCAGATGGCTTCGAGACAATGACGCAAGAGAACCGTTCCCGTGTCTTGGCTACCGGCGGCGGGATCGGCGATGGCGCGATCGACACGCCAGGTGGTGGAGGTGCGATTGACGGGGGAGACTTGGATGGCCCCGAGGAGGCGGCGATCGCATTGGGCGATATAGGCCCGCAAGAGATTGCGGTAGGGGTTGGGGAAGAGACTCAGGAGTTTCAGCAGGCCGTAATGGTGGCGGATGCGATCGAGATCCAGGGCTAAATCCAGTTCGTCACTGGGGCTTTTGGCGGTAAAGGCGTTGGCTTGCAGGAGGGATTCTATCTCATCCAAGTCTCGATATTGGATGGGGCGAATATCAATGGTGGGGGTGACTGATGTGGGAGGGGTGGGCGTCGATGTCATAGGAGAACCTAGGGGAAGGGGGCAACGGCGATGGGCAGAGGGAGGAACCACTCTTGCTATTTTAACCAAGATTTCCCTCTCCCCCCAAGGGATTCAGGAGGTGCGGGGGCGAATCAGAACCACGGGGGTTTGTTCGTCGGCATTTCCGGCGGGATTACTGCGTAGGGCAATTTCCAGGAAACGATGGGGTAAATCGGCGGTGGCGGCGAGGACTTTGACGGCTTGTAAGTCGTTGACATCGACAATGGCTGCGGATAGGCCGGTTTCCCGTTGAATGCGATCGACGACGGCTTGGGGGTTGTCGGGCCCGAGGACAATAAATTGGTCGTAGGGGGGAAGGGTTCCGGTGACATCATCAATGAGGCGGGCCTGTTCTCCGGCGAGGCGATAGAAGCCGCCCCGTTGCCCCAACAGACGCAGGCCAACGCCCCCGAGGAAGGCGAAAAAGACCCGAGGGGCCCCCACTTGATCGATGAGGGTTTGCAGGCCGCAGGCGGTGGCGAGGCTGGAGGTGGGGAGGAACCAGTAACAGAGTCGCCGGGCCAGCCAGCCGGGGTTGACGGTGATGGGATCTCGCAGTCGTCCTTGGATGATGGCGAGGGGGGTTTCGCCGATGGTGATGATATCGCCGCTTTGGGCGTGGGGCATGACGTAGCGACGAATCACCTCAACGGGATCGTCGAGATGGGTGAGGAGATGGGTTTTGACGGGAAAGACGTCGGCGTTGTCTTTGGTTAGCCAGTTGGGGGCGGCGTCGGCGTCGGGGTATTGCAGGGGGAAGACGATATGTCCGGTTTTGGGGATGCGTCCACCGGGGCCGTAGGTGAGATAGTTGAGTCGTAGCCAGAGGGTTTGTAGGCGATGGAGGTTGGGGCCGCTGAGGTGGAGGTTGAGTTTAATGTGGGTCCTGTGGCGGGCTTTGATGATATAGGGGAACCAGTAGCCATCGGGGCGTGGGGGGGCATCGTCATGGGCGGCGATGACGTCAATCTGGCAGGAGATGTCGGCGACGGAGGCTTTGGAGAGGAGGGTGGCGTCGGCGTTGACGTCGGGAACCATGATTTCCAGGGCTTCGGTGGCGTTGAAGAGTTCTACGTCTCCTTGGATGTGCAGGCGATCGCCCTCCTGGTGGGTGATGGCCCAGGTTCCCGGGCGAAATTCCAGGTGGTTGCCCGGTTTCCGTCGGTAGTTTAGGTCCAGGGCGATCGCCCCGAGAACCATTACTAGGAGGATAATGCCAATTACAATGCCGAGAAGTACGTCGATCGCCACGATTCCTGTCTTGCCTCACAAATCCTAAAAACTCCCCTGGTTATACCATGGATAATCGGCAATTCCTCAATCGGCTCTTGAATCGACAGCACATCTTCCGGCGACGGATTCGAGTCTTTCTCGTTTTTTTACATCGTCATGGGTCGATGATCGGTCAATCATTTGGTTAACTCTTGTCAACTTAACACTCTAAAAATAGCTGTTTCATGAAGTTATAAAGTATCGTTTGATTCGCCATTTTTTGGGCAGGTTAAAGCTTAGAACCCTGGTTCCCCTTTTTTCTTACCAGGCGCCTCAACTGGCTTGTCGCAACACACTCAGCTTCTCCGACTCAACTTTTTTCGCTCAATCTGGAAAAAGTGTGTTACCGTGTTTTTACGTAGATTTTACGTACTCAAGTGATGGCGACCCGAGATCGGCATTGGTAGAACTCGGTCGCCGTGTTAGGAAAAAATCTCCGTAGCCACCCGTGGCTTTTTGGAATTATTCAGAATAATAAAAATCCCTTACCCCTCACGGGGTAAGGGATTTTTATTTTTTTTGACACGGAGATGTTTGGTTTTCCGATCTGCAGTATTGCGTTCGGTTATGTTCGGTCACAAAACCATTCAGCTTGCTTTTTGAGTAAGAAAAGTTTCTCATGAGTAATACCATTAGCACCGCAGTTCCGCTCGGCGATCTGAGCGAACGAGTTTCGATTGACGGTTCCATTGCCGGTGGCGAAGGCGGCATAAATGCAGTGGACTTTTACAGGATCGATCTGCCGCGAAGCAGTAGTTTAAATGTCACGTTTCAAGTCGCTTCGAACAGCTTTGGACCAACGGTGAGTATCATTTCTGATGCCAACAATAATGGAGTTTTTGATTCACCAAGTGAATTGATCGGTAGTCTTGGAGGAGGTCTGGCAGCCACTTCTGGAACATTTGATTTAGGGGCAGGGACTTTCTTTCTTCAAGTAGCCTTTAGTCCTGCTTTTAGGCGTGACTCTCGCGCCGACACTAGCTATACGTTTACCCTAGACAATACGCTACTGGGGAATCTAGCTGTAGATCCAGGTGACTCAATGGACACGGCGCTCGATATCGGAATTTTGCGCGGCGGAGAATCTTTCTCCGATGCTGTTGGCCCCAATAGTCTAGATCCTGCTGACTATTACAAGTTCACGCTCGACCGAACAGAAGATGTCAACATCACGATGACAGACGTGACGACTCGCGGTATGTTCAGTCTAGTCCAAGACCTGAACGGTAATGGTGTAGTTGATCGTGGTGAAATAATAGCATCGAGCGGTGCGTCAAAAAATAGTCCCGGCTCAATTAGTGCGACTCTAGAGCCTGGGACTTACTTTGCGCGAGCAACCACTTTTACTGGAGTTAGGGAAAGCTACAACTACACCCTAAACTTCTTCACCGCTGGCAACAACAACCTCGACAACGATGTCGTCAACGAAACCGAAAGCGACGACACGATCGCCAGCGGTGGCAGCAACGAGATCATCTTTGGAACCGAAGGTAACGACACGCTCGCAGGGACCAACGGCAACGACATCATTTTGGGAAATGCCGGCAACGATCTCATCAACGGCGGCAATGGCGACGACATCCTCGCAGGCGGCGACGGCAACGACATCCTCGACGGCGGCGACGGCAACGACATCATCTTCGGAAACACCGGCAACGATACCCTCTTCGGCGGCCCAGGCAACGACATCCTTTTCGGCGGTCAGGACGACGATATCCTTTTCGGCGGCGATGGCGATGACACCCTCTCGGGTGACTTCGGTAACGATACCCTCACTGGCGGTGCAGGTGCAAACACCTTCATCCTCCGTGACGTGCCGGGTTCCGACCTCATTACCGACTTCACTGTCGGTACGGACAAAATCGGACTCTCTCAACCGTTGACCTTTGACGCCCTAACCCTGGAAGTTAGCGACAGTAGTACGACTATTAGCTTCAGCGGCGAACTGCTGGCAACAGTCTCCGGGGTCGCGAATCTCAGTGCCAGTGACTTCATCTCCATCTCACTCGGCTAGCTTAGGGTAAGTTCGGAAGAGGGAGGCATCTCGTAGGTTAATTTCATATATTTCCCCATGCCCAACCCTCAGAAACCGGGTTTCTTAGTTAAATCTTGGTGAAAGAATCAAGATGCTGCTAGAAACCCGGTTTCTTTGACCTCACCCGCTGTTTTAGAGATTTGCACTGCACAATTGGGCTACAGTCTTCTAAAATAGATAATATCCAACCCAATTAAATCACTCCCTTATGGCACTGACCCGAATCACCGCTACCGGAACCGCCACCATTCCGCCAGAAATTGTCGACTGGCTGAACTTAAAACCAGGCGATCGCATTAATATCGCCATTTCCCCTGATGGCAAAGTCTATTTAGAACCTGCCCCAAAAGTGGCTCAAATTGATGTCCGTACCTTATCGGGTTGTCTCTACAACCCTGACAGAAAACCCGTTTCTCTAGCGGAAATGGAACAAGCCATCGTTGAAGGTGCAGCAGAATCAATGTGAAAGGCTTGGATACCAATGTCATCGTCCGCTTTCTAGTCCGAGACGATGAGTCACAATGGCAGCAAGCGGATCGATATATCAATCAAGCCCTAGAAAATCATCAACCCTGCTTGATTAATAATATTGTCCTCTGTGAGGTGGTTTGGGTATTACGCAGTCAGTATAAAATTAAGCGAGATCAACT harbors:
- the purT gene encoding formate-dependent phosphoribosylglycinamide formyltransferase; amino-acid sequence: MKLPQTLMLLGSGELGKEVVIAAQRLGNTVIAVDRYENAPAMQVADIAEVVSMQDGDALERLVKHHQPDYVIPEIEAIRTSKLLDLERQGFRIIPTAAATNYTMNRDRIRELAHTELGLRTPRYGYANDLASLETISQELGFPNVVKPVMSSSGKGQSVVRSPEEVAQAWEYAMTGSRGESTRVIVEEFIDFEVEITLLTLRQWNGSTLFCPPIGHRQERGDYQESWQPVGLSQAKITQAQEMAKTVTSALGGAGIFGVEFFVTQDEVIFSELSPRPHDTGMVTMVSQNLNEFELHLRAILGLPIPKIEVLSPGASAVILSDRDSDRVFYEGVDEALAESDVEIRLFGKETARPYRRMGVALAKGDTIEQARQKATQAAAKVRVGYGDEGK
- a CDS encoding DNA cytosine methyltransferase, producing the protein MQQLNRFELKPLNLGPTGDSRPGGRFTFIDLFAGIGGFRIALERLGGQCLGYSEVDAEAIAVYQKNFISPIGSSEGNLGDVQTIGTLPESVDLIVGGVPCQPWSIAGKIKGFEDPRGQLWFDVIRIIRLNQPKAFIFENVKGLMEPRHRQSLDWIVRELSQLGYFVTFKLLNSYDFGLPQDRDRIFIVGIQTRIPSYSEFKFPEPLAEKPRLSDCIEGVERRVIQKRKFPPEELFGDRIPASRGRFQKPDELNDFFLFSDVRDGHTTIHSWDLLETSEREKEICLTLLRNRRKKIYGPKDGNPLSFEHLQGLISDLSREELEQLVDKRILRQADPGRYEFVNSKISAGINGVAKISLPHADGIGTLTATGMRDFIGTVSLNCQDPKTYKQEFIDKIYKPGRFKPISARDYGRLQGFPEEFQMARREAIARKQFGNAVSVPVVYHLGRSLLEVVFGVGIQSPVFWGDGISLSPVQPSL
- the ruvX gene encoding Holliday junction resolvase RuvX; this translates as MRGRVAALGLDLGRRRIGVAGCDGLGLLATELTTIKRGSFAQDIEALRQLVEERQATLLVVGMPYRLDEGTMGKQAQRLEKLAHRIGSALGLPLEFVDERLSSVEAEEFIRASGKHPAQDKGAIDRKAAAIILQRWLDGRQGNPIAPENRGLYPHSEDNLQERSP
- a CDS encoding GNAT family N-acetyltransferase, giving the protein MTSTPTPPTSVTPTIDIRPIQYRDLDEIESLLQANAFTAKSPSDELDLALDLDRIRHHYGLLKLLSLFPNPYRNLLRAYIAQCDRRLLGAIQVSPVNRTSTTWRVDRAIADPAAGSQDTGTVLLRHCLEAIWEARTWIVEVQVSDNPAMALYRQNGFQPLAQMTYWTIEPELLAQLGEREPDLPNLTPVSNSDAQLLYQLDTVSMPPLVRQVFDRHILDFKTSLFESILAGIKQWFGRTEVVSGYVFEPQRKAAIGYFQIRLSRDGSSHHEAQLTVHPAYTWLYPELLAQMARITQQLPPQSLRLASTDYQPEREEYLTSIGAEPIANTLLMSRSVWHKLRETKQVALDGLQLSDVLGGLQPSRKPVPGRMVWSHQSPQPVKDDHHSQNGHHEKRPQEQPGSQSQNGNGDRP
- a CDS encoding F420-0:Gamma-glutamyl ligase, with translation MVLGAIALDLNYRRKPGNHLEFRPGTWAITHQEGDRLHIQGDVELFNATEALEIMVPDVNADATLLSKASVADISCQIDVIAAHDDAPPRPDGYWFPYIIKARHRTHIKLNLHLSGPNLHRLQTLWLRLNYLTYGPGGRIPKTGHIVFPLQYPDADAAPNWLTKDNADVFPVKTHLLTHLDDPVEVIRRYVMPHAQSGDIITIGETPLAIIQGRLRDPITVNPGWLARRLCYWFLPTSSLATACGLQTLIDQVGAPRVFFAFLGGVGLRLLGQRGGFYRLAGEQARLIDDVTGTLPPYDQFIVLGPDNPQAVVDRIQRETGLSAAIVDVNDLQAVKVLAATADLPHRFLEIALRSNPAGNADEQTPVVLIRPRTS
- a CDS encoding calcium-binding protein, which encodes MSNTISTAVPLGDLSERVSIDGSIAGGEGGINAVDFYRIDLPRSSSLNVTFQVASNSFGPTVSIISDANNNGVFDSPSELIGSLGGGLAATSGTFDLGAGTFFLQVAFSPAFRRDSRADTSYTFTLDNTLLGNLAVDPGDSMDTALDIGILRGGESFSDAVGPNSLDPADYYKFTLDRTEDVNITMTDVTTRGMFSLVQDLNGNGVVDRGEIIASSGASKNSPGSISATLEPGTYFARATTFTGVRESYNYTLNFFTAGNNNLDNDVVNETESDDTIASGGSNEIIFGTEGNDTLAGTNGNDIILGNAGNDLINGGNGDDILAGGDGNDILDGGDGNDIIFGNTGNDTLFGGPGNDILFGGQDDDILFGGDGDDTLSGDFGNDTLTGGAGANTFILRDVPGSDLITDFTVGTDKIGLSQPLTFDALTLEVSDSSTTISFSGELLATVSGVANLSASDFISISLG
- a CDS encoding AbrB/MazE/SpoVT family DNA-binding domain-containing protein; its protein translation is MALTRITATGTATIPPEIVDWLNLKPGDRINIAISPDGKVYLEPAPKVAQIDVRTLSGCLYNPDRKPVSLAEMEQAIVEGAAESM